The Dyadobacter sandarakinus DNA window CTGTGCTCATTCAGTATGGCTTCAATGTTTGCAAAAACCTGCCTCACCTCGTCCTGAAAGGATGTGCTCACCAGCTGTCCGCCTGCCGAGCCTATCTGACCCGAAATAAACAGGAATCCGTTGGAGACCAATGCTTTTGAAATCGGTACTGCCGGTGCAGCTGCATTTTCAATTGTACTCATCTGATAAAATTGTTATTGATTTGGTTGCATCTCCGCGCCAAGTTATGCCCTTTATGCGAAAGATTGCACCGGATATTGCTTAAACCGGAGGATTGATAACCGGAATGCCCCTACAAATAAGTAATCGTACAGGCTGGTTTGGTCAATGCGTTTGTATTTTAAAATATGTACCGCGTAACAGCTGTGTGACCTCCGCCAACTTACCCGAAGGTGATCAACAGAGACGGGCAGGAAGAAAAGCAGGATCACCCAACATGTATACAACCCGGCTCGACTTCACGAATTCACAAGCAGCGGCTTGATTTCATCAACCAATGCCTGGATCGACCCCGTCTTTTTTATAAAAGTATTGACGCCCATCTGCTCATATTTCATATGCACATGGTCCGGGAGGAAGCTGGAATAAATAATGATCGTGGGATTGTCAAATTCTTTCAGTCTTGCCAGGTGTTTGAGGCATTGATCGCTATCTACCCTGGGCAGATTCAAATCCAGGAAAACATAGCTGGGCGTAATGGCAGATGCCTGATCGAAATAGGCAACCGCGGATTCGCAATCAGGAAAAAAGTTGCAGCTCAGGTCTGGATCCAGTTCCAGCAGGGCAATGCTCAGAATCTCCTGATCATCCAGGTCATCATCTATCATAACAAATATTCGTTT harbors:
- a CDS encoding response regulator, with translation MIDDDLDDQEILSIALLELDPDLSCNFFPDCESAVAYFDQASAITPSYVFLDLNLPRVDSDQCLKHLARLKEFDNPTIIIYSSFLPDHVHMKYEQMGVNTFIKKTGSIQALVDEIKPLLVNS